A window of Acuticoccus sediminis contains these coding sequences:
- a CDS encoding ParA family protein — translation MPVISFASSKGGAGKTTSAIILACELAEGANVVVIDADPARRLSRWSTLASLPKRVEVVTSAGERTIQDEIAAGRARASFVLIDLEGAASRLNSFAICESDLVIVPTGDEQQDADEAIETLAQVAMEGRARRREIEAAVLFTRTNAAVKSKLEKHINGELRAAVRTFATELNRRTAFSSLHNAGGGLRQLDRGEVSGIDKAIANAEAFAAEVVDMLEETHHAAVA, via the coding sequence ATGCCGGTCATCTCCTTCGCATCATCCAAGGGCGGCGCAGGCAAGACCACCTCCGCCATCATCCTCGCCTGCGAGCTTGCCGAGGGCGCCAACGTCGTCGTCATCGACGCCGACCCGGCTCGTCGGCTGAGCCGATGGTCGACGCTGGCTTCGCTGCCAAAGCGCGTCGAGGTCGTCACCAGCGCTGGCGAGCGCACCATCCAGGACGAGATTGCCGCCGGGCGCGCTCGCGCGAGCTTCGTCCTCATCGACCTTGAGGGTGCCGCCTCGCGGCTCAACTCGTTTGCGATCTGCGAGTCCGATCTCGTCATAGTGCCGACCGGCGACGAGCAGCAGGACGCCGACGAGGCGATCGAGACGTTGGCCCAGGTCGCCATGGAGGGGAGGGCGCGTCGGCGCGAGATCGAGGCGGCCGTCCTTTTCACCCGCACCAACGCGGCCGTGAAGAGCAAGCTCGAGAAGCACATCAACGGCGAGCTGCGCGCCGCCGTGCGCACCTTCGCCACCGAGCTGAACCGCCGCACCGCCTTCTCCTCGCTGCACAATGCCGGCGGCGGTCTGCGCCAGCTCGACCGCGGCGAGGTCAGTGGCATCGACAAGGCGATCGCCAATGCCGAGGCGTTCGCCGCCGAAGTCGTCGATATGCTGGAGGAGACGCACCATGCCGCGGTCGCTTGA
- a CDS encoding helix-turn-helix domain-containing protein → MDQTLIRTPRQLGVALQRRRKLLGLTQTDLAGAAGLRQATISEIERGEGARLGSLMRILAALDLELTVRHRTRMDADEIAKIF, encoded by the coding sequence GTGGACCAGACGCTCATTCGCACACCGCGCCAACTCGGCGTGGCACTCCAGCGCCGCCGCAAATTGCTCGGTCTCACCCAGACCGATCTGGCCGGCGCGGCGGGTCTCCGTCAGGCGACAATCTCCGAGATTGAGAGAGGGGAGGGCGCACGCCTTGGAAGCCTTATGCGTATCCTCGCGGCCCTCGATCTCGAGCTGACCGTCCGCCACCGCACCCGGATGGATGCAGACGAGATCGCCAAGATCTTCTGA
- a CDS encoding type II toxin-antitoxin system VapB family antitoxin — MPGLFIKDETINELAVEAMALTGAKNKTEAVRSALQAAIASVKDRVPLHQRLEAAQALADKVGPVDPDYDAKADSDALWES; from the coding sequence ATGCCGGGTCTGTTCATCAAGGATGAGACCATCAACGAACTTGCCGTGGAGGCCATGGCGCTCACCGGAGCGAAGAACAAAACCGAGGCCGTTCGCTCCGCGCTGCAGGCCGCCATCGCCTCGGTGAAGGATCGCGTGCCGCTGCATCAACGGCTCGAAGCCGCGCAGGCGCTTGCCGACAAGGTCGGCCCCGTCGATCCGGACTATGACGCGAAGGCCGACTCCGATGCGCTGTGGGAGAGCTGA
- a CDS encoding type II toxin-antitoxin system ParD family antitoxin yields the protein MAKNLNACQARAPHQEAFVESLISSGRYHDVSDVVRAGLRLLKEKEARRQAAMGRIEGAVAEGLASEFDGIEAIIAKAEAENAAERDQVGLGCGENSWDELGGLLMEKTNGTRLSIDDIDEAIADAGVTHGSRGLTRR from the coding sequence ATCGCCAAGAATCTCAACGCCTGCCAGGCTAGAGCGCCTCATCAGGAGGCGTTCGTTGAATCGCTCATCTCCAGCGGCCGCTACCATGACGTCAGCGACGTGGTCCGCGCGGGCCTTCGTCTTCTGAAAGAGAAGGAAGCCCGGCGGCAGGCCGCCATGGGGCGGATCGAAGGGGCGGTTGCCGAGGGGTTGGCGAGCGAGTTCGACGGTATCGAGGCGATTATCGCTAAAGCCGAGGCCGAGAATGCCGCAGAACGCGACCAGGTTGGCCTGGGATGCGGAGAGAATTCCTGGGACGAACTCGGTGGCCTGCTCATGGAGAAAACCAACGGCACACGGCTCTCGATTGATGACATCGACGAAGCCATCGCTGACGCCGGTGTGACGCACGGGTCGCGAGGCCTTACGAGGCGGTGA
- a CDS encoding type II toxin-antitoxin system RelE/ParE family toxin: MRRVVWARSAVDDFAGALAFIAQSDPDAASSVANRIDEAVRRLAEHAIGRPGRISGTYEKPVRRTRYIIAYAPEAEMLTILRIIHAARDWTEELWPDED, from the coding sequence GTGAGACGTGTCGTCTGGGCGCGTTCGGCCGTCGACGATTTTGCTGGCGCGCTCGCCTTCATCGCCCAGAGCGATCCGGACGCGGCCTCGTCGGTCGCCAATCGGATCGACGAGGCCGTGCGGCGTCTTGCCGAGCATGCGATCGGCCGACCCGGCCGCATCAGCGGCACTTACGAGAAGCCCGTGAGGCGCACCCGCTACATCATCGCCTACGCGCCCGAGGCGGAGATGCTGACGATCCTGCGCATCATCCATGCCGCGCGCGACTGGACCGAGGAGCTCTGGCCCGACGAGGATTGA
- a CDS encoding CopG family ribbon-helix-helix protein, producing MSETLSVRVPDGTKEKLDRIGEASRRTRSFLASEAIASFIERELALIEGLEAGLADMRAGDVLDHDEAMRRVRRAITARPPE from the coding sequence ATGAGCGAAACCTTGAGCGTTCGGGTGCCGGACGGAACGAAGGAAAAGCTCGACAGGATCGGAGAGGCCTCGCGGCGGACGCGATCGTTTCTGGCGAGCGAGGCGATCGCCTCTTTCATCGAGCGCGAGCTCGCGCTGATCGAGGGGCTCGAGGCGGGGCTCGCCGACATGCGGGCGGGCGACGTCCTCGACCATGACGAGGCGATGCGCCGCGTGCGCAGGGCCATCACGGCGCGCCCGCCGGAGTGA
- a CDS encoding type II toxin-antitoxin system VapC family toxin — protein sequence MFIDASAIIAILNREPGSEELVKRLAASRSQAYSSPLAHFEAVIGLARSRSGRHRSPTATQVEAARKAVDAFLTEVRAETMAISDDIGVAAIKAAQTYGKAVGHEADLNFGDCFAYACAKARRMALLYKGNDFLKTDLA from the coding sequence GTGTTCATCGACGCGTCCGCGATCATCGCGATCCTCAATCGGGAACCGGGCTCCGAGGAGCTGGTCAAGCGCCTCGCGGCCAGTCGCAGCCAAGCGTATTCCTCGCCGCTCGCCCACTTCGAGGCGGTGATCGGGCTGGCACGTTCCCGGTCAGGGCGGCATCGCTCGCCGACGGCGACTCAGGTCGAGGCAGCCCGCAAAGCCGTCGACGCCTTTCTGACTGAGGTTCGGGCCGAGACCATGGCGATCTCGGACGACATCGGGGTGGCGGCGATCAAGGCCGCGCAGACCTACGGCAAGGCCGTTGGGCACGAGGCCGACCTCAACTTCGGCGATTGCTTCGCCTACGCCTGCGCCAAGGCCCGCCGCATGGCCCTGCTCTACAAGGGCAATGATTTCCTGAAGACCGACCTCGCATAG